CATTATGAATAATTCAATATCTTTAATGAAAAGAGACAAAGTGATTTTACTGATGGGAATAGACAATACCGTTCTCAGTACTTTCTGAGGGAAAAAAAGACAAATAAATGAAATAGATTCCGACATGAAGTTGAACAGTTATCCAGAGTAACAATGGTGTGGAAGAGCTGGGAAGGAAAGCAgttcatccacccacccaccatcTCTTCTCTGCTGTTCTTTCATTCGCTGTTCCACTGTCTCATTTGCAATTCTAATACAGGGATGATTCCACTAATCATATTATGATTAAAAAGCACCACGGTACGGTAGCGCCGCCTCGTTGATCGCCGACGTGCCACTCAGACGTCACCATGGTGAGCTGTCGCACCGGAAATGAATTGAACGGAAAGGGTTGTCAGACTGTCACACTGATTGTCCACAGGTACGTTCATTGAAGGTGATGGGTGAATGGAAGTCGGGCCTCCACTTCTGGAGATAAGACATAGGGGATATTCTATTTGATAGGTTGTGTCACTGTCAAGGCTGTGTGGGAATGTTCTACACCTGGATTCTGGGGTGATTGCTTGGTTTAATTACAATTTTAACACCAGCATACACACACCAAAGCTTTCTGTATAACTGTGGACAACACCAGGCCAGCTCCATCAAACAGACTTCACACTGAGAGAAAAAACAACTTAATTACACATCTCACTGTTTACTATAATGACACTTCTGTATGCTAAATGTATGctaaagggagagaaggggggttgAGAAACATCACTGACTGTCTGTGACAGCCCATCACCTGCAGGACACTCTCTCACCTCTGGGAGCaaaactgtcaaacacacacgTCAATATTTGTTACAATAAGTGTCAGGCGAAGACATCGTCCAGACAGTTTGTCATGGTCAGCCCATGTAGAAAGAAATATTGTGCTGTATTATACAGTATTGATTTAAGCTCCTTGCGCCATGTTCTGGAGGCTAACAATATGAGTCTATGACTCACCATAATAATACACAAGGCCTTTATACACATCACAAGCCTCTCTTCCTTATAGAGCAGTAAGAGACATTACCCTCAGTTTAGACCTAATTACCTTCCAGTCAACTCCCGAGGCTGTGGGTGGATACAGGAAGATGTGGACTAATCAAAGACCCTGCAGGCTCAGACCCTGCCTGCATTCACCAGTAGttaggcgcacacacacacacacacacgtctctgaGGGGTTTACTCTTAGGGAGATCTTAACCAACTGCATGCAATCTTTGAGAGAAATCAGGCATTTGTGTAAATACACTCTCATTTACATAAATACCCACAATCTGCCCACTTATCCCTATCTCTCTATCACACTGCCAATGAATGTGCCTACCATGCTGCCAGTGAATGCCCACCAAGCTGCCAGTAAATGCCTGGACAAAGCTGTAAACATGGTTTGAAGCACACTGCAGAAAGTCTCTACAGCAGAGATACTTACACAACTACAGTCTATCTACACCAACAGGTTCCTAGGATGGGGTTGGGGAGAGAGGTTCCCTGCCACGACaacctcctgtgtctgtgtgtgtgcatatagggtgtgtgtgtgtgtgcatatagggtgtgtgtgtgtgttcaggggcCTCCTGTTGTCTCACGTGGGGAAGCACAGCTGGGGAGCTTTTTCATCAGCGAAAAAAGAGGGCTAATTACtaagattgggagagagagagagatgggtagagaaagAAATAGAAGAAAGAGGGAGGCTGGAGGAGAATGAGAAGGGGGGAACGAGAGAAGATGATGAGAGAAAGGGGACAAGACAAAGGAGAAAGAAAAGAGGGGGTGTAGAAAGTAAGGAGAGAGCGGTAAAGGAGAGCACCTGCCACCCTTTCTACTCATCGCTTTCTCTctccaatgcacacacacactccctctcctcccaccctgtgACAGAGGGTGgcccccctcttcctccagcagagatgcagagagagagagaaatagagagaggtaaaagggagggagggatgtaagagggaggagagaaagggagaggcagactCATTCTGCTACCAGTGCGCTCTGCGCTCCTCTCTATGCCAGTACCTCTCCGAGtggctcccacacacacactcactttttACTGCACGCTACACACTTATCCTGAGGACCGCAGACACAGACACTGTGAGGTTGTTGAGCGGCATGGAATGGAACCTCAGAAGGATGGACAGTGAACTGAGACAGATCAACTCGGACCTGCTGCAGCCCAGTAAGAGCATCAAGAAGCCCTCGTCAGGCACCATCACCCTCAACGTGGGGGGCTTTCTGTATGCCGCGCACCGCACCACCCTCAGCCGCCACCAGGGGTCAGTGTTGGAGGAGCTGGCCAGCGGCAAAAAGACCATCCAGCACACTGACTCCATGGGCAACCCCTTCATTGACCGTGACGGCCCTGTGTTCCGACACATCCTCAACTTCTTGCGGACTGGAGACCTGCAGCTACCCGACGACTTCCGAGAGGCGGGCCTTCTGAGACGGGAAGCAGAGTTCTACCGCCTCAGTGGATTGGTGGAGGCCATTTTGGAGTGGGAGGAGCTGCGGGCGGTACAGCGGGAGCCCGCCTTCCTGGAGGTGACTGACGAGAGGTCACAGGGCTTCAAGGTGTACTGTAGTGACCCCAGTTTCATTGACAAGGTCAAAGGTCGCCTGGTTCAGATCTCAAAGAGCC
This portion of the Oncorhynchus tshawytscha isolate Ot180627B linkage group LG26, Otsh_v2.0, whole genome shotgun sequence genome encodes:
- the LOC112224945 gene encoding BTB/POZ domain-containing protein KCTD4; this translates as MEWNLRRMDSELRQINSDLLQPSKSIKKPSSGTITLNVGGFLYAAHRTTLSRHQGSVLEELASGKKTIQHTDSMGNPFIDRDGPVFRHILNFLRTGDLQLPDDFREAGLLRREAEFYRLSGLVEAILEWEELRAVQREPAFLEVTDERSQGFKVYCSDPSFIDKVKGRLVQISKSRLDGFPEEFEVSSNVIQFRHFIKSEPGSRLVLKQDSTFVCTLECLKLETVMLALKAGFSIITSLDSSKGSVVAAEALHFVK